Within Candidatus Hydrogenedentota bacterium, the genomic segment CAATGATTCTCAGCGCGGCCGCGTACATCTACTACGCAAGTGTCCGTGCGCTAATCCTGGGTCCAGAGCTTCAGCACCTCGGCATCGGCATCATCATCACAGCCGCGCTCTGCCTCGTAAACCTCGCGCTCGGATCGTTTCTCGTTTACGTGGGCAACAGGCACAACGCCGTGATCCTCGTCGCCAACGGTAAGCACGTCCTTACCGATATGTGGACGAGCGCCGGCGTCGTCATCGGCGTCCTCATTGTGAATTTCACCGGCATTCTATGGATCGACCCGGTCTGCGCCATCTTGATCGCCACCAATATCGTCGTCGAGGCGGTCCGCCTCATCTTGCGGGCCTTCAACGGTCTGCTCGACCAGGCCAACGCCGCGCACGCACGCAAGATCATCGAGACGCTGCAACGCGCCGTCGACGAGCGCCGCATCTCCGCGTTTCACCAACTTAAACACCGCGAAACCAACGACGTAATCTGGGTGGATGTGCACATGCTCGTGCCGGGCAACCTGACCACCGCCGAAGCGCACGACGCAGTCACGAAGATTGAAGACGAAATCGAATCGACGTTCGACACGTATACCGTCCACGTCACAACGCATATCGAGCCCGACGAGCACGATCAGGCCCATCCCCACGGTCATCCCGGCCTTCCCGATCCCTATGCTGGGAAAAACTCGCTGACGTGAACCAGCCCACCCGCAATGCTGTAGATTGATGCGTTGTTGAAACCCGTGACTCCGAAGTCG encodes:
- a CDS encoding cation transporter, which encodes MGASLSIAVLMLIGKLAAYFITGSAAILSDAAESVVHIAATGVAGLSLWYAHRAADDSHPYGHGKIAYFSAGFEGAMILSAAAYIYYASVRALILGPELQHLGIGIIITAALCLVNLALGSFLVYVGNRHNAVILVANGKHVLTDMWTSAGVVIGVLIVNFTGILWIDPVCAILIATNIVVEAVRLILRAFNGLLDQANAAHARKIIETLQRAVDERRISAFHQLKHRETNDVIWVDVHMLVPGNLTTAEAHDAVTKIEDEIESTFDTYTVHVTTHIEPDEHDQAHPHGHPGLPDPYAGKNSLT